One Sander vitreus isolate 19-12246 chromosome 22, sanVit1, whole genome shotgun sequence DNA segment encodes these proteins:
- the fam168b gene encoding myelin-associated neurite-outgrowth inhibitor isoform X2 produces MNPVYSPGPTGVPFTNTKGIGYPGFPVGYAPAYTQNIYAGANAAFPSGYAPGTPFKMSCSPNTGTVPPYSSSPNPYHAAVYPVRSTYPQQNPYAQALMPSQQQGTYYTQPLYAAPPHVIHHTTVVQPNGMPAAMYAPHMHPQRQNSVTMGMVAGTTMAMSAGTLLTTQSPAPVAPHQVTMPTYRHPGTPTYSYVPPQW; encoded by the exons ATGAATCCGGTTTACAGCCCTGGGCCAACAGGGGTCCCCTTTACCAATACTAAGGGTATAGGCTACCCAG GATTCCCTGTTGGCTACGCACCAGCATACACTCAGAATATCTATGCAGGAGCGAACGCAGCCTTCCCCAGTG GCTATGCTCCAGGCACTCCTTTCAAAATGTCCTGCTCTCCCAACACTGGGACTGTCCCACCATACTCCTCCTCACCCAACCCCTACCATGCTGCTGTTTACCCGGTCAGGAGCACCTACCCCCAACAGAACCCCTATGCACAG GCACTAATGCCTTCACAACAACAAGGCACTTATTACACACAGCCGCTGTATGCTGCACCGCCACATGTTATCCATCACACTACAGTGGTCCAGCCAAATGGGATGCCTGCAGCTATGTATGCCCCGCACATGCATCCTCAACGCCAAAACAGTGTCACCATGGGGATGGTAGCCGGCACTACCATGGCCATGTCAGCTG GAACTTTGTTGACAACTCAATCACCAGCGCCTGTTGCCCCCCACCAAGTCACGATGCCCACATATCGGCATCCTGGCACACCCACCTACAGCTATGTGCCCCCACAGTGGTGA
- the fam168b gene encoding myelin-associated neurite-outgrowth inhibitor isoform X1, protein MNPVYSPGPTGVPFTNTKGIGYPAGFPVGYAPAYTQNIYAGANAAFPSGYAPGTPFKMSCSPNTGTVPPYSSSPNPYHAAVYPVRSTYPQQNPYAQALMPSQQQGTYYTQPLYAAPPHVIHHTTVVQPNGMPAAMYAPHMHPQRQNSVTMGMVAGTTMAMSAGTLLTTQSPAPVAPHQVTMPTYRHPGTPTYSYVPPQW, encoded by the exons ATGAATCCGGTTTACAGCCCTGGGCCAACAGGGGTCCCCTTTACCAATACTAAGGGTATAGGCTACCCAG CAGGATTCCCTGTTGGCTACGCACCAGCATACACTCAGAATATCTATGCAGGAGCGAACGCAGCCTTCCCCAGTG GCTATGCTCCAGGCACTCCTTTCAAAATGTCCTGCTCTCCCAACACTGGGACTGTCCCACCATACTCCTCCTCACCCAACCCCTACCATGCTGCTGTTTACCCGGTCAGGAGCACCTACCCCCAACAGAACCCCTATGCACAG GCACTAATGCCTTCACAACAACAAGGCACTTATTACACACAGCCGCTGTATGCTGCACCGCCACATGTTATCCATCACACTACAGTGGTCCAGCCAAATGGGATGCCTGCAGCTATGTATGCCCCGCACATGCATCCTCAACGCCAAAACAGTGTCACCATGGGGATGGTAGCCGGCACTACCATGGCCATGTCAGCTG GAACTTTGTTGACAACTCAATCACCAGCGCCTGTTGCCCCCCACCAAGTCACGATGCCCACATATCGGCATCCTGGCACACCCACCTACAGCTATGTGCCCCCACAGTGGTGA
- the fbxo45 gene encoding F-box/SPRY domain-containing protein 1 translates to MSGAAGGGGGSSCQGAAAAASCSSAGSPYAAAAGGGAGVAGRLPARVLEHVFSYLEMSDLMRCALVCWHWNNILADENSEVWRSLCNRSLSEEALRSDILCNLPTYRGKLKAFQHALSSHDCSRNVYVKKNGFTLHRNPIAQSTDGARGKIGFSEGRHAWEIWWEGPLGTVAVIGLATKRAAMQCQGYVALLGSDDQSWGWNLVDNNLLHNGEVNGNFPQCNNAPKYQIGERIRVILDMDDKTLAFERGFEFLGIAFRGLPKACLFPAVSAVYGNTEVTMVYLGKPLDG, encoded by the exons ATGTCTGGAGCGGCCGGTGGAGGAGGAGGCTCCTCCTGTCAGGGCGCAGCAGCGGCAGCCAGTTGCAGCTCCGCCGGCTCTCCCTACGCTGCTGCCGCCGGAGGAGGTGCAGGGGTGGCCGGGCGATTGCCAGCTCGTGTCTTGGAGCACGTTTTCTCGTATTTGGAGATGTCCGACTTGATGCGTTGCGCATTGGTCTGCTGGCATTGGAACAATATCCTGGCGGATGAAAACAGCGAGGTGTGGCGCAGCCTCTGCAACCGGTCTTTGAGCGAAGAAGCTTTGCGTTCTGACATCCTGTGCAACCTGCCTACCTACAGAGGGAAA CTCAAGGCCTTTCAACATGCTCTGAGCTCCCACGACTGCTCCCGCAATGTTTACGTGAAAAAGAACGGCTTCACCCTGCACCGCAACCCTATTGCCCAGAGCACGGATGGGGCACGTGGCAAGATTGGCTTTTCGGAAGGGAGGCACGCCTGGGAGATCTGGTGGGAAGGCCCTCTTGGCACCGTGGCAGTGATAGGCCTTGCCACGAAGCGGGCCGCCATGCAGTGCCAGGGCTACGTGGCCCTGCTGGGCAGCGATGACCAGAGCTGGGGCTGGAACCTGGTTGACAACAACCTGCTTCATAATGGGGAGGTCAATGGAAATTTCCCCCAATGTAACAATGCACCAAAATATCAG ATCGGGGAGAGAATAAGAGTGATTCTAGACATGGATGACAAGACGTTAGCCTTCGAGAGGGGTTTTGAGTTCCTTGGAATAGCGTTTCGTGGACTGCCCAAAGCCTGCCTGTTCCCAGCTGTCTCTGCAGTATACGGCAACACTGAAGTCACCATGGTGTACCTGGGAAAACCTCTAGACGGCTAG